CTTGAAGTCGATGGCTTGGTCGCCCACGCTGTAGCCGCCGGCCAGCGGGCGGGTGGCACTGCTCAGCACCAGCAGCAGGCCGGCTAACAGAAAGGAAAAGAGCGTTTTCATAAGCGAAATGAGGTAAGGTGAAAAAAAGAAAACCGGTGTCAGCGCAGAAATTTCTGCACGGCTGCCGTCAGCTCAGCCTGAGTGAATTCCTGCTCGTAGGCAGTCCGCTTGCCGCGGGCGGTGCTGAGCAGGAGCGTAAACGGCAAGGCCCCCGACCACGTGGCGTCCAGCTTTTCCACCCAGGTGTTGGGGTCTTGCTCGTTCAGCAGCACCACCTCCGACTTCAGCCCCCGCTTGGCCACGAAGGGTCGCACCTTCTTCTCCAGCTGAGAAGCATAGTCGAGGTTCACGAGCAGCACCTTCACCTTCTGGCCCGCGTAGGCCGCGCGCACCTGCTCAAAGTAAGGCAGCTCTTTCACGCACGGCGCACACCACGTCGCCCAGAAGTTGACCACGTAAGTAGTATCCGAAGGCCGCGCCAGGCGCTGCTGAAGGTCAGTGAATTTGAGTACGGCCACCCGCTGCGCCTGGCTTGGTATGGCCAGCAGCAGAGCAGCGGCTAGCACAAGGAAAAGGGTCTGTTTCATAGTGAAGAGATACTGCGCACCGCTCCCGGACAGTTGCGTGACTTGGTGCTGACGCCGGCCCGCTGGCGCGCTGCTTACCCGAGCCGGCACGTAGCAGTACGCTGCCGTTGACCCAACTCGTTCAGCAGGCAGGTAGTCGGATGCTTATGCTGACCAGCCCGCCGGCACGCGCCAGCAATAAGAAAGAGGCACTCCTGCAATAGACAGCCACCCGCCGCAGAAGTTGCCCCCAGCCGCCGCTTACTTGGCTGTAAAATCTGGCACTACCTGGAGGCACACCGGCGCGGGCACCTCCGCCGACCGGCCGGTGGGCGTCAGTTGGCCCGTTTG
This region of Hymenobacter sp. YIM 151500-1 genomic DNA includes:
- a CDS encoding TlpA disulfide reductase family protein encodes the protein MKQTLFLVLAAALLLAIPSQAQRVAVLKFTDLQQRLARPSDTTYVVNFWATWCAPCVKELPYFEQVRAAYAGQKVKVLLVNLDYASQLEKKVRPFVAKRGLKSEVVLLNEQDPNTWVEKLDATWSGALPFTLLLSTARGKRTAYEQEFTQAELTAAVQKFLR